The Stygiolobus azoricus genome window below encodes:
- a CDS encoding single-stranded DNA exonuclease — protein sequence MENYLKEPSPDKQITSEIIASKVRCIKAPYNPDAIIFSFLISKYANSEGDEFALSLRGECPIKLEITPSGRVITIFDKQYNIGQTSFSSLFPISVDDLIPILAGMFSSVVLERRPLTEYERNVVSQMENLGVSVEKNIKIPNYKHLPLFSSLTMSIDPYIPDMTGNREDTIKALDELGIQATDKLEDLDEAKLNTLMMRIASSVMKVNPKFDRTDLITDRVYYMEYDTLELAFTTLYFLDVRGIGDLFQLVYTPNYAETLITKFRDDMAKGFKINGLTETTQYYIVDSTLRSPILLQLIFIQQGRVRRDKPIFIKTQEGLFTSRYFYVNSGKEGLIRVEDKYNSKD from the coding sequence TTGGAAAACTATCTAAAAGAGCCTAGTCCGGACAAACAAATAACGAGCGAAATCATAGCGTCAAAGGTAAGGTGTATTAAAGCTCCTTATAACCCGGACGCCATAATATTTTCGTTTTTAATTAGTAAGTATGCAAATAGCGAAGGTGATGAGTTTGCTCTAAGCCTCAGGGGAGAATGTCCTATAAAATTAGAAATTACCCCTTCTGGTAGAGTTATTACTATTTTCGACAAGCAGTATAACATAGGACAAACTTCATTTTCGTCATTGTTTCCCATATCAGTAGATGACTTAATTCCAATACTTGCCGGTATGTTCTCGTCAGTGGTCTTAGAGAGAAGACCCTTGACAGAATATGAACGTAACGTAGTATCACAAATGGAAAATTTAGGAGTTTCAGTAGAGAAAAATATCAAGATACCTAACTATAAACACTTGCCATTATTTTCATCTTTAACAATGTCCATAGATCCGTATATACCGGATATGACTGGGAATAGAGAAGATACAATAAAGGCGTTAGACGAACTTGGAATCCAAGCTACGGATAAACTGGAGGATCTAGATGAGGCGAAACTGAACACACTTATGATGAGGATAGCTTCGAGTGTTATGAAGGTTAATCCAAAATTCGATAGAACAGACCTGATAACCGATAGAGTTTACTATATGGAGTACGATACTTTAGAACTGGCCTTTACGACCTTGTATTTTTTAGACGTTAGAGGGATTGGAGACCTATTTCAACTCGTTTATACACCGAACTATGCCGAGACCTTAATAACTAAGTTCAGGGACGACATGGCCAAGGGTTTTAAAATAAACGGATTAACCGAGACTACACAGTATTACATTGTGGATTCAACACTGAGGTCGCCGATACTACTTCAACTAATATTCATACAACAAGGCCGTGTCAGAAGAGATAAACCAATATTTATAAAGACTCAAGAGGGCTTATTTACAAGCAGATATTTCTACGTTAATTCCGGAAAAGAAGGGTTGATAAGAGTTGAAGATAAGTATAACTCTAAGGATTAG
- a CDS encoding lysylphosphatidylglycerol synthase transmembrane domain-containing protein produces the protein MDKKLVLAILLPIIIIGVYSEIFKIDILNVFLNLDPYFVIFFFVAYLTQILIVSLRDSMIVGIDFYTAFKARLFANSVSLIIPGAMGPDLARAVIYVRKGVGIDKAFSLSLLESFYDVNVIAVMFLVFIWFKFSAFEIILVLTALGNVLLWFFGVGYIYGTSNYNLNRIEQKIFSIKYLKPLQEAYLNAKGEMKERLSSPFLTISSVFLTVLSYVVQSLPFYLVSRSLIESILINTTYQVALLVPIPSAAGISELALTALVPPLLVLQIRVLELLSYSLGFVYVREISINEIRKEVKEVWKTI, from the coding sequence GTGGATAAAAAATTAGTATTAGCCATACTTCTTCCAATCATAATCATAGGAGTATATTCTGAAATATTTAAGATTGATATTCTAAATGTATTCTTGAATTTGGATCCTTATTTCGTGATATTCTTCTTTGTGGCTTATCTCACCCAAATTTTAATAGTGTCTTTAAGGGACTCGATGATAGTAGGAATAGATTTCTATACAGCGTTTAAAGCAAGATTATTTGCAAATAGTGTAAGTCTTATAATTCCAGGAGCAATGGGTCCTGATCTAGCCAGAGCTGTAATTTATGTCAGGAAAGGGGTAGGTATCGATAAAGCATTTTCCCTCTCTCTTTTAGAATCATTTTATGACGTGAATGTAATAGCGGTAATGTTCTTAGTATTTATCTGGTTTAAGTTTTCAGCTTTCGAGATAATTTTGGTTCTTACAGCATTGGGAAACGTTTTACTTTGGTTCTTTGGGGTAGGATATATTTACGGTACATCTAACTATAACTTAAATAGAATAGAACAAAAGATATTTTCTATTAAATATCTTAAGCCCTTGCAGGAGGCTTACTTGAACGCTAAGGGTGAGATGAAAGAAAGGTTAAGCAGCCCTTTTCTAACTATATCGTCGGTGTTTCTCACAGTTCTTAGCTATGTAGTACAATCCTTGCCTTTTTATCTGGTTTCAAGGTCATTAATAGAATCAATTTTGATTAATACTACTTATCAAGTCGCTTTATTAGTGCCAATACCTTCTGCAGCAGGGATATCTGAGCTTGCATTAACTGCATTAGTTCCTCCTCTCTTAGTTCTTCAGATAAGAGTTCTTGAGCTACTGTCATATTCATTAGGCTTTGTTTATGTTAGGGAAATTAGTATTAATGAGATCAGAAAAGAGGTGAAGGAAGTTTGGAAAACTATCTAA